GACGTAATCGTTGGCTTTCCAGGTGAAACGGAAGAAGATTATCTCGAAACGAAATCATTGATTGAAGAAGTCAAGTTCGAAAGGGTCAATCTCGCTATGTATTCTCCGCGCGAAGGAACGGTCTCAGCAAAATACTTCAAAGACGATGTGCCACACGAGGAAAAAGTGCGACGCCTGAACGAACTGTTGGAACTCCAGAAGAGAATAAACCGCGTGATAAACAACGCATATGTGGGAAAAAATGTGGAAATCATAGTGGAAGACCTGATGAAGGATGGCAAGCTTTATGGCAGGACGATAAACAACAAGATCGTGATTTTTGATGGATCGAAAGAACTCATTGGGAAAAAGCTCCGTATAAGAATAGAAACTGCTACCGCCGGTCCGTTGTATGGAGTATTGTAAATACCTTCACAAAAAAACAAGCCCCTTTTTTGGGGCTTTTTATTTCTTCCAATCTCTGCTTACTTCGAAAGATTGTTCTCAAACAAAAACAATTGAACCAAACAAAACCATTTAAACTTATATTTCTTGGATGACTAAGAAACATTTAGTAACTTCTAATTTTTGATTCTATCTTTAAAAGCATATTATAGACGAGAGATAATTATCCATTTTCTCCTAGCAATTCCCTATATTTTTTGTCGATTTCCTCTTTCTTGCTCTGAACAACGGCAAGTTTTTCACGGCAGAACATGAGAAGGTCCATGCCCTTTTCGTAGAGCTCGATAGCGTCCTCTATGTCTATCTCATCGCCCTGCTCGTCAAAATAGTTCGAAATAGTTTCAACCAACTCCATAGCCTGGGAGAATCTTAGTTCACGCATCTCTTCCTCTGTCAAGCTTTCGAGAAAGTCTTTCAGGTCCTTCAGTGTTTGAATTTCTGGAAGTTCCATTTATTTCACCCCCTCCGGGATTCTCTTTTTGTTTGGAATCTTTTCTTTCACTTCCGACAGGATAACACCATCGGCGAGCCTGAGTTTCAATTCGTCGCCTACATTGACTTGCTCAATGGTGGTCACCGCCTTTCCAAGTTCATTGGTAACGATAGCCCCGCCCTTTACCATAGAGTGTATGGGGTTGATAGAGCGCACTTTGGCAATGTATTCTCTTGTTTTTTGTTCTGCTGATTTCATTAGTCTATTGGTTGTAGCAATAAGATAGGATTCCCCCTTTGAAACTCGTACTGCGTCTTTACTAATTAAGGATGCCATTTCGAAAGCCACAGACGATAAGACTTCACTGAAAACTTTAAATTTTCTTTCGACCTGGTTTTTGTTTCTCGCCATCCTTTCAGCATGATACTTGAGTATCAAATGAAACCTGTCGACTTTTCTGTTAACGAAAGAAGCGATTTTGTCCTGTTTGAGCCTTAATACCATAGATTTATAGCTTCTGAAGTCTTTAAGGGCCTTATCCAGTTTTGCATACTCAACAGTCATTTCTCTGTTATATCGAGAAATATATCGATCCACGCCGTAGGCGGAGATGAGCTTTGTCTTTTGAAGCATTTTGTTGTGGTAGGTGTTCATGAGTCGGATAAATGCACTGGCTGTGTTCTTTTCAAGCTGGCTACACTGCTCTAAGTACCCGTTGTTGACCTCAGCTATTTCTCTTCCTGCAGCAGTAGGAGTTTCAACTGAGAGGTGCGCCACATAATCTAGGAGCGTGACGTCTTCTGTGTGCCCCACTGCGACCATCACAGGG
This genomic interval from Kosmotoga pacifica contains the following:
- a CDS encoding exodeoxyribonuclease VII small subunit — its product is MELPEIQTLKDLKDFLESLTEEEMRELRFSQAMELVETISNYFDEQGDEIDIEDAIELYEKGMDLLMFCREKLAVVQSKKEEIDKKYRELLGENG
- the xseA gene encoding exodeoxyribonuclease VII large subunit, producing MSKVFKSVSELMWWIRKVTNLYLREEIQVIGEIRSARINKRGVLDIELVESSKGRKGNYTYQINCQFEDPHTLKDTLKINNFRELEGEEYLISGYLSFRVTQNRYVIEAIDIEPYGKGSIEKHRAAILELLKQEGLYPVRKIASLSELQEPILRIALIGSPNTRGLTDFVVNVMNSKILPDLNYFPVAVEGATAAQKIVRAIEEANETTSQVIVIVRGGGAQGSLLYLENEELARSICKSSIPVMVAVGHTEDVTLLDYVAHLSVETPTAAGREIAEVNNGYLEQCSQLEKNTASAFIRLMNTYHNKMLQKTKLISAYGVDRYISRYNREMTVEYAKLDKALKDFRSYKSMVLRLKQDKIASFVNRKVDRFHLILKYHAERMARNKNQVERKFKVFSEVLSSVAFEMASLISKDAVRVSKGESYLIATTNRLMKSAEQKTREYIAKVRSINPIHSMVKGGAIVTNELGKAVTTIEQVNVGDELKLRLADGVILSEVKEKIPNKKRIPEGVK